A single window of Aspergillus flavus chromosome 4, complete sequence DNA harbors:
- a CDS encoding RTA1 domain protein gives MRGISTSTHLPLLLLTISNISPLKMSDMNIDDCTLATCPIDLAYINYQPNIPANVLFLVIFGLLLAAQITLGTWFRTWTYMGAMTAGLILEILGYIGRLMMHSNPFDFNAFLLYLICLTIAPAFFTAAIYICLGRIVIVYGEDISRIRPRTYTILFVTCDIIALVLQAAGGAITSIADSDQKSLGDTGVNIMIAGLAFQVASLTLFIVLASEFALRVRRSSEVMKNASTASVRSGLKWKMFLLCLAIAVLTIFTRSIFRVAELKGGFNSHLANDEIALMILESTMIAIACICMTAAHPAVAMGRRWGELSAKSRRGVVSSKMSHASSEIEMMNA, from the exons ATGAGGGGAATATCAACCTCAACCCATCtacctcttctcctcctcactaTCTCAAATATATCACCACTGAAAATGTCGGACATGAACATAGACGACTGCACCTTGGCAACTTGCCCAATTGACTTGGCCTATATCAATTACCAGCCTAACATCCCGGCAAatgtcctcttcctcgtcatcttcggCCTTCTCCTCGCCGCACAAATCACCCTAGGAACATGGTTCCGAACATGGACATACATGGGGGCCATGACCGCGGGGCTCATTCTTGAAATACTGGGATACATCGGACGACTCATGATGCACAGCAACCCATTCGACTTTAATGCATTCCTTCT ATACCTCATTTGTCTCACGATTGCCCCGGCCTTCTTCACCGCCGCCATTTACATCTGCCTGGGAAGAATTGTCATCGTCTACGGGGAGGATATCTCCAGGATTCGCCCGCGTACATACaccatcctcttcgtcactTGCGATATCATCGCTCTAGTCCTACAAGCAGCCGGCGGCGCCATTACCTCCATCGCAGACTCAGACCAAAAAAGCCTCGGCGATACCGGTGTCAATATCATGATTGCAGGATTGGCTTTCCAGGTCGCCTCGTTGACGCTGTTCATCGTGCTGGCTTCGGAATTCGCCCTGCGAGTACGCCGCAGCTCAGAAGTTATGAAGAATGCGTCTACAGCATCTGTTCGCAGTGGTTTGAAATGGAAGATGTTCCTTCTGT GTCTTGCCATTGCCGTTTTAACGATCTTCACTCGCTCGATCTTCCGTGTTGCTGAGCTGAAAGGTGGATTTAACAGTCATCTGGCTAATGATGAAATTGCCCTTATGATTCTCGAGAGCACTATGATTGCCATTGCGTGCATTTGTATGACCGCCGCTCACCCAGCAGTTGCCATGGGCCGGCGATGGGGGGAACTCTCGGCGAAGTCGCGTCGTGGAGTCGTTTCGTCTAAGATGTCGCACGCTTCATCAGAGATAGAGATGATGAATgcttaa
- a CDS encoding putative alcohol dehydrogenase, with amino-acid sequence MTNHLAAISPAKGGPFELETRPTPKPGPDELLIAVKSVALNPADAIMRDQGLFISTYPTVIGFDMSGLVLEVGDNVPASYQPGTRVAAYAASVWKSCDPNYGPFQERCLVPWQHAVLLPEGMSWNHAATLPVAVQVPLSAWDAMGIPRKGEDTAKITMGKREALLIWGASSSVGTMGVQTARLLRDNPNSSFAAVYATAGSANRSYVGSLGADRVFDYKDPQVVNAIISAAKEDRLVIRHCFLATGQLASCQAVLEAFLGEDHEGETAKIASAPVVPPDAMVMDGVETIFVMPSMLEEERLEQFRYWIGTWLKENLTKRTIRPSPELSVVGKGLGAINAGLDKLLRGVSCTKLVVEIAE; translated from the coding sequence ATGACCAACCATCTCGCCGCCATCTCCCCAGCCAAAGGCGGACCCTTTGAGCTCGAAACCCGCCCTACCCCAAAGCCAGGACCAGACGAGCTCCTCATCGCCGTCAAATCCGTAGCCCTCAACCCGGCCGACGCCATCATGCGTGACCAAGGCCTCTTCATATCCACATACCCCACGGTCATTGGCTTCGACATGTCCGGGTTAGTCCTCGAGGTCGGCGACAACGTCCCCGCCTCCTACCAACCAGGCACCCGTGTCGCCGCCTACGCTGCCTCTGTCTGGAAGTCCTGTGATCCAAATTATGGCCCATTCCAAGAGCGGTGTCTTGTCCCCTGGCAGCATGCTGTGCTCCTTCCAGAGGGCATGTCTTGGAACCACGCGGCAACGTTGCCCGTTGCCGTCCAGGTACCTCTTAGTGCGTGGGATGCTATGGGCATTCCCCGGAAAGGGGAAGATACTGCAAAGATTACTATGGGGAAACGAGAAGCTCTCCTAATCTGGGGCGCCTCCTCAAGCGTCGGTACCATGGGCGTACAAACAGCCCGACTGCTGCGGGACAATCCCAACTCTTCTTTTGCGGCCGTGTACGCCACAGCCGGATCAGCGAATAGGAGCTATGTGGGTTCACTGGGCGCAGATCGCGTGTTTGACTACAAAGACCCACAAGTTGTGAATGCGATAATATCGGCGGCTAAAGAGGACAGGCTAGTAATCCGGCATTGCTTCCTTGCTACCGGGCAGCTAGCGTCATGTCAAGCTGTGCTTGAGGCATTTCTcggagaagatcatgaagGGGAGACGGCGAAGATTGCGTCGGCACCTGTGGTTCCTCCGGATGCCATGGTCATGGACGGGGTGGAGACGATATTTGTCATGCCGTCGATGCTAGAAGAGGAGAGGCTGGAGCAGTTCCGATACTGGATTGGGACGTGGCTGAAGGAGAATCTGACAAAGAGGACTATCAGACCAAGTCCGGAGCTGAGCGTCGTGGGTAAGGGTTTGGGGGCTATCAATGCTGGGCTGGACAAACTACTTCGGGGAGTGAGTTGTACGAAGTTGGTTGTTGAGATTGCGGAGTGA
- a CDS encoding C6 finger domain protein translates to MEVNLPKTQRRSRFGCRNCKLRKLKCDEGKPHCKRCSSFGVLCNSMSNISDLQPIAAGTGRQLIVRGKAELQPPVSSAVWTSDEFTSYQLNARCQDFITRYYGRSLTIPDDPNIIHVNRNLLRLAFEHSFLMHASLAVALTYDRHLNSSGCRRSLEECYHWSQSTALLNRRLREPIKAKDKDPIWGTAAALAILSFSSPDARTPEESWPLKSSDHSDLDWVRMSKAKMSLWHIVNPLRPDSLFSVMAGTFAQMQSPLPELGIDGIPSALAAICLLNDSSTAKDNPYFDAAHAVSQILGRPDSEVTTGQTQLFMRSIHGPFEGLLRNKDPVALLLLYLWYRKARRSIWWIELRARVECPSICSYLQLYHKGNVGVHAFLPGGTLADRWN, encoded by the exons ATGGAGGTTAATCTGCCTAAGACTCAGCGAAGGTCGAGATTTGGCTGTCGAAATTGCAAGCTCAGAAAGCTCAAG TGCGACGAAGGCAAGCCACATTGCAAAAGATGTAGTTCATTCGGGGTATTATGCAATTCTATGTCCAATATTTCCGACCTACAACCCATAGCTGCCGGCACAGGGAGGCAATTAATAGTTCGAGGAAAAGCAGAGCTTCAACCCCCTGTCTCGAGTGCTGTCTGGACTTCTGACGAATTCACGTCCTATCAGTTGAACGCAAGGTGTCAAGATTTCATCACCCGATATTATGGACGAAGTCTCACAATTCCAGATGACCCTAATATAATACACGTCAATCGCAATCTCCTGAGACTAGCCTTCGAG CACTCTTTTTTAATGCACGCCTCTCTAGCTGTGGCACTTACATATGACCGTCATCTGAATAGCTCAGGCTGTCGTCGCAGTCTAGAAGAGTGCTATCACTGGTCTCAAAGCACAGCTCTCCTCAACAGACGGTTAAGGGAACCCATCAAAGCAAAAGACAAGGACCCAATCTGGGGCACGGCAGCTGCTCTAGCTATCTTGTCCTTCTCATCCCCAGATGCACGCACACCGGAAGAATCATGGCCTCTAAAGTCCTCTGACCACTCCGATTTAGATTGGGTACGCATGAGCAAGGCCAAAATGTCATTGTGGCATATAGTGAACCCGCTACGACCGGACAGTCTTTTCAGCGTCATGGCGGGGACCTTTGCTCAAATGCAATCACCCCTACCAGAATTGGGAATAGATGGTATACCAAGCGCTTTGGCTGCCATATGTCTTCTCAATGACTCATCTACGGCGAAAGACAACCCGTATTTCGATGCTGCCCACGCAGTATCCCAGATCCTGGGTCGTCCGGATAGCGAGGTCACAACGGGTCAAACTCAGCTTTTCATGCGTAGCATCCATGGCCCTTTCGAAGGCTTGCTACGGAATAAGGATCCTGTGGCGCTTTTGTTGCTGTATCTATGGTACCGCAAAGCAAGACGCAGTATATGGTGGATTGAACTTAGGGCTAGAGTGGAATGTCCTTCTATTTGCTCGTACCTACAGTTATATCATAAAGGGAATGTTGGGGTACATGCGTTCCTTCCAGGTGGTACTCTTGCCGATAGATGGAATTAG